One part of the Pogoniulus pusillus isolate bPogPus1 chromosome 8, bPogPus1.pri, whole genome shotgun sequence genome encodes these proteins:
- the FAM20B gene encoding glycosaminoglycan xylosylkinase, which translates to MKLKQRVVLLAILLVIFIFTKVFLIDNLDTSAANREDQRAFHRMMASLHLDLDPRLDHTLQSPWEIAAQWVVPREVYPEETPELGAVMHAMTSKKIIKADVGYKGTQLKALLILEGGQKVVFKPKRYARDYVVEGEPYAGYDRHNAEVAAFHLDRILGFRRAPLVVGRFVNLRTEIRPVATEQLLGTFMTVGNNTCFYGKCYYCRETEPACADGDMMEGSVTLWLPDVWPLQKHRHPWGRTYREGKLARWEYDESYCDAVKKTSPYDSGPRLLDIIDTAIFDYLIGNADRHHYESFQDDEGASMLILLDNAKSFGNPALDERSILAPLYQCCIIRVSTWNRLNYLKNGVLKSALKTAMSHDPISPVLSDPHLDALDQRLLSILATVKQCTDQFGPDVVLVEDRMTLSHL; encoded by the exons ATGAAGCTGAAGCAGCGAGTTGTGCTGTTGGCCATCCTCCTTGTCATCTTCATTTTCACTAAAGTTTTCCTCATTGACAACCTGGACACCTCAGCTGCCAACCGGGAGGACCAGCGCGCCTTTCACCGCATGATGGCAAGCCTGCACCTGGACCTGGATCCTCGGCTCGACCACACCCTGCAGTCCCCTTGGGAGATCGCAGCCCAGTGGGTGGTGCCCCGGGAGGTGTATCCCGAGGAGACACCCGAGCTGGGGGCTGTTATGCATGCCATGACAtccaagaaaataataaaagctGATGTGGGATACAAAGGGACCCAACTGAAAGCTTTGCTAATACTTGAAGGAGGACAGAAGGTGGTCTTCAAACCCAAGAG ATATGCCAGGGATTATGTCGTGGAAGGAGAACCCTATGCCGGCTACGACAGGCACAACGCAGAAGTGGCAGCCTTTCACTTGGATAG AATTCTGGGCTTCCGCCGAGCTCCACTGGTGGTGGGCAGGTTTGTGAATCTACGTACAGAGATCAGACCAGTGGCCACAGAACAGCTTCTGGGTACCTTCATGACTGTGG GCAATAACACCTGTTTCTATGGGAAGTGCTACTACTGCCGGGAGACAGAACCAGCCTGTGCAGATGGGGACATGATGGAGGGCTCGGTGACCCTGTGGCTGCCAGATGTCTGGCCTCTGCAGAAACATCGGCACCCCTGGGGCAGGACCTACCGCGAAGGCAAGCTTGCAAG GTGGGAGTATGATGAAAGCtattgtgatgctgtgaagaaGACTTCACCCTATGACTCTGGCCCTCGTCTCCTCGATATCATTGACACAGCCATCTTTGACTACTTGATTGGGAACGCTGACCGGCACCACTACGAGAGCTTCCAGGATGATGAAGGAGCCAGTATGCTCATCCTCCTGGATAATGCCAAAAG CTTTGGAAACCCTGCCCTGGATGAAAGAAGCATCTTGGCTCCTCTTTATCAGTGCTGCAT CATCCGGGTTTCCACCTGGAACAGGCTCAATTACCTGAAGAATGGAGTACTGAAGTCTGCCTTAAAAACTGCTATGTCGCATGACCCCATCTCACCAGTGCTTTCTGACCCTCATCTGGATGCCCTAGACCAGCGGCTTCTCAGCATTCTGGCTACAGTGAAGCAGTGCACAGACCAGTTTGggccagatgtggtgctggtggaAGACAGGATGACACTGTCTCATTTGTAA
- the TOR3A gene encoding torsin-3A — protein sequence MGRGALWLPLGLACCLLLLLLQGSGGLGNRGAAPTRAPWEEERDPVAEVGPWRRAKYEAVKKHLVAVGALSKQYWHYLACKVWQEGCKEEEEEEEEERESSRSPGWSMPLVGQDYLEILSAWYCSFGKCCETGDCRIVNNVTGLEADLNRQLHGQHLAKEIVLQAVQRFLQSPRPERALVLSFHGWSGTGKNFVARMVASHLFRDGLRSECVRVFISLFHFPHQNYVDSYKAQLKKQISETVQLCKQSLFIFDEAEKLHFGLLDAIKPFMARHDNKGQVDYQRSIFIFLSNLGGNAINEVALDFWRAGRAREEITMEFLEPRLKLELQEPEENGYARSHLLEENLIDFFVPFLPLEYHHIKLCTQDAFLARGLPYSEAALDEVARMMVYVPREEKLFSAQGCKSVAQRINYFLP from the exons ATGGGCCGCGGGGCGCTCTGGCTCCCGCTGGGGctggcctgctgcctgctgctgctgctcctgcagggctcgGGGGGCCTGGGCAACAGAGGCGCCGCACCGACACGGGCGCCCTGGGAAGAGGAGCGGGACCCCGTGGCGGAGGTGGGACCGTGGCGCAGGGCGAAGTACGAGGCCGTGAAGAAGCACTTGGTAGCTGTGGGTGCTCTCTCCAAGCAGTACTGGCACTACCTGGCGTGTAAGGTGTGGCAAGAGGGctgcaaagaggaggaggaggaggaggaggaagaacgAGAGTCCAGTCGCAGCCCAG gctggagcatgCCTCTGGTGGGCCAGGATTACCTGGAGATCCTCTCTGCCTGGTACTGCAGCTTTGGCAAGTGCTGCGAGACAGGAGACTGCAGGATAGTCAACAATGTCACAG GGCTAGAAGCAGACCTCAATAGGCAGCTCCACGGGCAGCATTTGGCCAAAGAAATTGTCCTGCAGGCAGTGCAAAGGTTCCTGCAGAGCCCACGGCCAGAGAGGGCTCTGGTCCTCTCCTTCCACGGCTGGTCTGGCACGGGCAAGAACTTCGTGGCTCGGATGGTGGCCAGCCACCTGTTCCGCGACGGGCTGAGGAGCGAGTGTGTCAGGGTCTTCATCTCCCTCTTCCACTTCCCTCACCAGAACTATGTGGACTCCTATAAG gctcagctgaAGAAGCAGATAAGTGagactgtgcagctctgcaagcaGTCCCTGTTCATCTTTGATGAGGCAGAGAAACTTCATTTTGGCCTCCTGGATGCCATCAAGCCCTTCATGGCTCGCCATGACAACAAGGGCCAGGTGGATTACCAGAGATCCATCTTCATCTTCCTCAG CAATCTTGGTGGCAATGCCATCAATGAGGTGGCCCTGGACTTCTGGAGAGCTGGCCGGGCACGGGAGGAGATCACCATGGAGTTCCTGGAGCCACGGCtgaagctggagctgcaggaaccTGAAG AGAACGGTTATGCTCGCAGCCACCTCCTGGAGGAGAACCTCATTGACTTCTTCgtgcccttcctgcccctgGAGTACCACCACATAAAGCTCTGCACGCAGGATGCGTTCCTGGCCCGTGGACTTCCGTACAGCGAGGCAGCCCTGGACGAGGTGGCCAGGATGATGGTGTACGTCCccagggaggagaagctcttctctgcccagggctgcaagTCTGTAGCCCAGCGCATCAACTACTTCCTTCCGTGA